In Hymenobacter gelipurpurascens, one DNA window encodes the following:
- a CDS encoding GMC oxidoreductase, with translation MEKNTYDAIVIGSGISGGMAAKELTEKGLKTIMLERGRNIEHIKDYVNANKAPWEFPHRGGKTQQMIKDYPVLSRDYTLNESNLDYWVNEKESPYVEAKPFDWFRGYHVGGRSLMWGRQSYRWSDYDFEANAKDGIAVDWPIRYKDLAPWYSRVEKFAGISGNRDGLPQLPDGDFMPPMEMNCVEKDVAARIKKNYKDRHMVIGRTANITVAHNNRTSCQYRNKCWLGCPFGAYFSTQSASLPAAVATGNLTLRPFSIVTKILYDKDTKRAKGVEVLDAETNQTYEYFAKIIFLNASTLNSAWVLMNSATDVWPEGLGSSSGELGHNLMDHHFRAGAHGDMEGYEDKYVYGRRANGIYVPRFRNLFGDKRDYIRGFGYQGGAGREGWSRDIAEMSIGGEFKDALSEPGHWTMGLGAFGETLPYHDNRTYLDKTKKDKWGLPVLVMDASIRENEQKMRVDMMEDAKEMLEKAGVKNVKTYNNGYAMGGGIHEMGTARMGRDPKTSVLNSHNQVWDAPNVYVTDGACMTSAACQNPSLTYMALTARAVDHAVGEMKKQNI, from the coding sequence ATGGAAAAGAATACATACGACGCCATCGTCATTGGTTCCGGCATTTCGGGTGGCATGGCCGCCAAAGAGCTGACAGAGAAAGGCCTGAAAACCATCATGCTGGAGCGAGGGCGCAATATTGAGCACATCAAGGATTATGTAAATGCCAACAAAGCACCTTGGGAATTTCCGCACCGCGGAGGCAAAACCCAGCAGATGATCAAAGATTATCCGGTGCTGAGTCGCGACTACACGCTCAACGAAAGCAACCTGGATTATTGGGTAAACGAGAAGGAGAGCCCCTACGTGGAGGCCAAGCCATTTGACTGGTTCCGGGGCTACCACGTGGGCGGCCGCTCCCTGATGTGGGGCCGCCAGTCGTACCGCTGGAGCGACTATGATTTCGAGGCCAATGCCAAGGATGGCATTGCCGTTGACTGGCCGATCCGGTACAAAGACCTAGCGCCCTGGTACAGCCGCGTAGAGAAGTTTGCGGGCATCAGCGGCAACCGCGACGGCCTGCCCCAGCTGCCCGATGGCGACTTTATGCCGCCTATGGAAATGAACTGCGTGGAAAAAGACGTGGCGGCGCGCATCAAAAAGAACTACAAAGACCGCCACATGGTGATTGGCCGCACGGCCAATATCACGGTGGCGCATAACAACCGCACCAGCTGCCAGTACCGCAACAAATGCTGGCTGGGCTGTCCGTTTGGGGCTTACTTCAGTACGCAATCGGCCTCGTTGCCAGCCGCCGTGGCTACCGGCAACCTGACGCTGCGGCCGTTTTCCATCGTCACCAAAATCCTCTACGATAAGGATACCAAGCGGGCCAAGGGAGTGGAAGTGCTGGATGCCGAAACCAACCAGACCTACGAGTACTTCGCCAAGATCATCTTCCTGAACGCCTCCACGCTTAACTCGGCGTGGGTGCTTATGAACTCCGCTACCGATGTGTGGCCGGAGGGCCTAGGTAGCAGCAGCGGCGAGCTAGGCCACAACCTCATGGACCACCACTTCCGGGCCGGTGCGCACGGCGACATGGAGGGCTACGAGGATAAATATGTGTATGGACGCCGCGCCAACGGGATTTACGTGCCTCGTTTCCGCAACCTGTTCGGCGATAAGCGCGATTACATCCGAGGCTTTGGCTACCAGGGTGGCGCCGGACGCGAAGGCTGGAGCCGCGACATTGCCGAAATGAGCATCGGGGGCGAGTTCAAGGATGCGCTTTCCGAGCCCGGCCACTGGACGATGGGCCTGGGTGCGTTTGGAGAAACCCTGCCATATCATGACAACCGCACCTACCTCGACAAAACCAAGAAGGATAAGTGGGGCCTGCCCGTGCTGGTGATGGATGCCAGCATTCGGGAGAACGAACAGAAAATGCGCGTGGATATGATGGAGGACGCCAAGGAGATGCTGGAAAAGGCGGGCGTTAAGAACGTGAAGACCTACAACAACGGCTACGCCATGGGCGGCGGTATTCACGAAATGGGCACTGCCCGCATGGGCCGCGACCCCAAAACTTCGGTCCTCAATAGCCACAATCAGGTCTGGGACGCCCCGAACGTGTACGTGACCGATGGCGCCTGCATGACCTCAGCCGCCTGCCAGAACCCTTCCCTGACCTACATGGCCCTCACGGCCCGCGCCGTAGATCACGCAGTAGGGGAGATGAAGAAGCAGAACATCTAA
- a CDS encoding sugar phosphate isomerase/epimerase family protein translates to MTSRRSFVKSAALLSAGALLSPSLLAAPKKYIGLQLYTVRDAMQKDPAGTLARVAKLGYNSVEGATYTGSQKFYGMTPVAFAKVLQQNGLIMPSSHYRLGEEKEKGQPVQGTMLYGWDKAVDDAAAAGVKYMVCAYLSDAERGNLDHYKYVADQLNLAGERSKKAGIQLCYHNHDFEFMAQDGKLPYDLLLATDKDLVKMELDLYWATKAGKDPVALFKQHPGRFPLWHVKDMDNTPKHNFTEVGSGVIDFKKIFAQASTAGLKYFFVEQDQTPGSPFDSIQKSISHIKRTLV, encoded by the coding sequence ATGACCTCCAGACGCTCCTTTGTAAAGTCCGCCGCCCTGCTCTCCGCAGGTGCCCTGCTGAGCCCGTCCTTGCTGGCTGCCCCCAAAAAGTACATCGGCCTGCAGCTCTATACCGTGCGCGACGCCATGCAGAAGGACCCCGCTGGCACGCTGGCTCGCGTGGCTAAGCTGGGCTACAATTCGGTGGAAGGCGCCACGTATACCGGCAGTCAGAAATTCTACGGCATGACGCCCGTAGCCTTCGCGAAAGTGCTCCAGCAAAATGGCCTGATCATGCCCAGCAGCCACTACCGCCTGGGGGAGGAGAAGGAGAAAGGCCAGCCCGTACAGGGTACCATGCTCTATGGCTGGGACAAAGCCGTGGACGATGCCGCCGCCGCCGGCGTGAAGTATATGGTATGCGCTTACCTCTCCGATGCCGAGCGGGGCAACCTAGACCATTATAAGTACGTGGCCGACCAGCTGAACCTGGCCGGTGAGCGGAGCAAGAAAGCCGGCATCCAGCTCTGCTACCACAACCACGACTTCGAGTTTATGGCCCAGGATGGCAAGCTGCCCTACGACCTGCTGCTGGCCACCGACAAGGACCTGGTGAAGATGGAGCTGGATCTGTATTGGGCCACCAAAGCCGGCAAAGACCCCGTGGCCCTGTTCAAGCAACACCCCGGCCGCTTCCCGCTCTGGCACGTGAAGGACATGGACAACACGCCCAAGCACAACTTTACGGAGGTAGGCAGCGGCGTCATCGATTTCAAGAAAATCTTCGCCCAGGCCAGTACCGCCGGCCTGAAATACTTCTTCGTGGAGCAGGACCAAACTCCCGGCTCGCCCTTCGACAGCATCCAGAAAAGCATTTCCCACATCAAGCGCACCTTGGTATAG
- a CDS encoding glycoside hydrolase family 43 protein has protein sequence MASRRRFLQQATAGLASLAVLHQAAARAARTYTNPVYAGQFPDPFVLRYEGHYYAFGTTGQGRTPGGRIFTLLTSSNLVDWKPAGGALIPPPNAAKADFWAPEVVYHNGTFYMYYSMGGGAIGASVGHRLYVATSKKPEGPYQQLALLDVPESKFTIDAHPFQDTDGQWYLFYARDFIDTENGYRPGTGLAVDRLRDMTHLAGESRTVIRARHDWTVFEKNRTMPLYNNQTFAEWHTLEGPFVRRHRGKYYCFYSGANFLTPRYGVDYCVADTVLGPYIDTGAEQGPRVLHAVAGHVRGPGHHSHVLSPNGKTEYLVYHAWDKGMKERQLCLDKLAWTAQGPRCQGPSYTPQPLP, from the coding sequence ATGGCTTCCCGTCGTCGTTTTCTGCAGCAGGCCACTGCCGGCCTAGCTTCGTTGGCTGTTCTCCACCAAGCGGCGGCTCGGGCGGCGCGCACCTACACCAACCCTGTATACGCCGGGCAGTTTCCCGATCCGTTTGTCCTGCGCTACGAGGGACACTATTACGCTTTCGGGACCACGGGGCAGGGGCGCACCCCCGGTGGCCGAATCTTCACGCTGCTCACCTCCAGCAATCTGGTTGATTGGAAACCGGCTGGCGGAGCTCTTATACCCCCACCTAATGCGGCAAAAGCCGATTTTTGGGCGCCGGAAGTGGTGTATCATAACGGCACGTTCTATATGTATTACTCCATGGGCGGTGGGGCTATCGGGGCCAGCGTAGGCCACCGCTTGTACGTAGCCACCAGCAAAAAGCCCGAAGGGCCCTACCAGCAACTAGCGCTGCTGGATGTGCCGGAAAGCAAGTTTACTATTGATGCACACCCCTTTCAGGATACCGATGGGCAGTGGTACCTGTTCTATGCCCGCGACTTCATCGATACGGAGAATGGCTACCGACCTGGCACTGGCCTAGCAGTAGACCGCCTCCGGGATATGACCCACCTGGCAGGCGAAAGCCGGACCGTTATACGCGCCCGTCACGACTGGACCGTGTTTGAAAAGAACCGCACCATGCCCCTCTACAACAACCAGACGTTTGCGGAGTGGCATACGCTGGAAGGACCCTTCGTGCGCCGGCATAGGGGCAAATACTACTGCTTCTACAGTGGTGCCAACTTCCTTACGCCCCGCTACGGTGTCGATTATTGCGTGGCTGATACCGTTCTGGGACCTTACATAGACACCGGCGCCGAACAAGGACCGCGCGTGCTACACGCCGTAGCGGGGCATGTGCGCGGCCCTGGCCATCACTCCCACGTACTCAGCCCCAATGGCAAAACCGAATATCTGGTATATCATGCTTGGGACAAGGGCATGAAAGAACGCCAACTTTGCCTCGACAAACTGGCCTGGACTGCGCAAGGGCCGCGCTGCCAGGGACCAAGCTACACGCCTCAGCCGCTGCCCTAG
- a CDS encoding glycoside hydrolase 5 family protein, whose translation MKKLLLSLLLLLATQGVYAQKTKVKLKTATTNTVAAGQRWSVEKAQSWYKVHPWISGANFTPSTAINQLEMWQAATFDPVTIDRELGYAEGIGFNTLRVFLHSLAWQQDPKGFKKRLNTYLAIADKHHIQTMFVFFDDCWNKDAKAGPQPAPKPGIHNSGWVQDPGEPASRDSTTFVALKPYVQDVLTSFRTDKRILLWDLYNEPGNSGKLATSLPLLRNVFAWAREVNPQQPLSVGLWAWDFQALNTFQAQHSDIITYHNYDDVPAHQRIIELLETHGRPLICTEYMARPRNSSFTNIMPLLKKENVGAINWGLVDGKTNTKYQWDSPLHDGRDPAVWFHEVFRKDGTPYRPDETELIRSLNGK comes from the coding sequence ATGAAAAAACTCCTTCTCTCGCTGCTGCTCCTGCTGGCTACTCAGGGCGTATACGCGCAAAAAACCAAGGTAAAGCTCAAAACCGCTACTACCAACACAGTGGCCGCGGGGCAGCGCTGGTCTGTAGAGAAGGCGCAAAGCTGGTATAAGGTGCACCCCTGGATCAGTGGTGCCAACTTTACCCCCAGTACAGCTATCAATCAGCTGGAAATGTGGCAGGCCGCCACCTTCGACCCCGTCACCATTGACCGGGAACTGGGCTACGCTGAAGGCATTGGCTTCAATACGTTACGGGTATTTCTGCACAGTCTGGCCTGGCAACAAGACCCAAAGGGCTTTAAGAAGCGCCTGAACACCTACCTTGCCATAGCCGATAAGCACCACATCCAGACGATGTTCGTGTTTTTTGATGACTGCTGGAACAAAGATGCCAAGGCCGGCCCGCAGCCTGCGCCCAAGCCCGGTATCCATAACTCGGGGTGGGTGCAGGACCCCGGCGAGCCAGCTTCCCGCGATTCTACCACATTTGTGGCCCTGAAGCCCTACGTGCAGGACGTGCTTACGTCGTTTAGAACTGATAAGCGTATTCTGCTCTGGGACTTATATAATGAACCCGGCAATAGCGGGAAGCTGGCTACTTCGCTGCCGCTGCTGCGCAATGTATTTGCCTGGGCCCGCGAAGTAAATCCGCAGCAGCCACTGAGCGTAGGCCTATGGGCCTGGGATTTTCAGGCGCTAAACACCTTTCAGGCGCAGCACTCTGACATTATTACCTACCATAATTACGACGATGTGCCCGCCCATCAGCGCATTATTGAGCTGTTGGAAACGCATGGCCGCCCGCTGATCTGCACAGAATACATGGCCCGCCCACGCAATTCCTCGTTCACGAACATTATGCCGCTCCTGAAGAAAGAGAACGTAGGCGCCATAAACTGGGGCTTGGTAGATGGCAAAACCAACACCAAGTATCAGTGGGACAGTCCCCTACACGATGGCCGCGACCCAGCCGTCTGGTTTCATGAGGTGTTTCGCAAAGACGGTACGCCCTACCGCCCCGACGAAACCGAGCTGATCCGGAGCCTAAATGGCAAGTAA
- a CDS encoding glycoside hydrolase family 43 protein, translating into MHGLMLRGRLGLLQVLWSVGLLLAIPGQAQPSNSAATFTNPLLPAGADPWSIYHEGFYYYTHTTGRNITLWKTTSLSQLGSAPHRVVWSPPATGPNSHDIWAPELHRIRGKWYLYYAADAGSNHSHRLWVLENSSSDPLLGQWTDKGQLTDATNKWAIDGSVFENQGQLYVVWSGWEDDVNGRQDIFLARLKNPWTIDGPRLKVSTPVYGWERNGDLHDAQNPPHVDVNEGPQVIQHGSKLILLYSASGCWTDFYALGMLTAPWTSNLLEPGSWTKSPTPVFQQDKAAGVYAPGHNSFFKSPDGTQDWLLYHANDQPDQGCGRFRSPRAQPLTWNPDDTPHFGRPIAPGQPLARPSGE; encoded by the coding sequence ATGCACGGGCTCATGTTGCGCGGTCGGCTAGGCCTGTTGCAGGTACTATGGTCGGTTGGGCTACTGCTAGCTATTCCGGGACAGGCGCAGCCATCAAACTCAGCCGCTACGTTTACCAACCCGTTGCTGCCCGCCGGTGCTGATCCGTGGAGCATTTACCATGAGGGTTTCTACTACTACACGCATACCACTGGCCGCAACATTACGCTTTGGAAAACTACATCGTTGAGCCAGTTGGGCAGCGCACCGCATCGGGTGGTCTGGTCGCCACCGGCTACTGGCCCCAACTCCCATGACATTTGGGCGCCAGAGCTGCACCGCATACGGGGCAAGTGGTACCTGTATTATGCCGCCGATGCAGGCTCCAACCACAGTCACCGCCTCTGGGTGCTGGAAAATAGCTCCTCCGATCCGCTGCTAGGCCAGTGGACGGACAAGGGCCAACTTACGGATGCCACCAACAAGTGGGCCATCGACGGGTCGGTGTTTGAGAACCAGGGCCAGCTTTACGTTGTGTGGTCGGGATGGGAGGACGATGTGAACGGCCGGCAGGATATTTTCCTGGCGCGCCTGAAAAACCCCTGGACGATCGACGGCCCCCGGCTGAAAGTCTCGACGCCCGTGTACGGCTGGGAGCGAAACGGCGACCTGCACGATGCTCAAAATCCGCCGCACGTGGATGTGAACGAAGGCCCACAGGTAATTCAGCATGGCAGCAAGCTTATTCTGCTCTACTCCGCCAGCGGTTGCTGGACTGACTTTTACGCCCTGGGCATGCTCACGGCTCCCTGGACCAGCAACTTGCTAGAGCCGGGCTCCTGGACGAAGTCGCCGACGCCGGTGTTTCAGCAGGATAAGGCGGCCGGCGTGTACGCGCCGGGACACAATTCCTTCTTCAAGTCGCCGGATGGCACCCAGGACTGGCTGCTTTACCACGCCAACGACCAGCCCGACCAGGGTTGTGGCCGGTTCCGCTCGCCGCGGGCTCAGCCACTCACCTGGAACCCCGATGATACGCCCCACTTCGGCCGGCCCATAGCGCCAGGTCAGCCCCTGGCTAGGCCTTCCGGCGAATAG
- a CDS encoding family 43 glycosylhydrolase — protein MRLLSNFGKSLALLLISLGAFGSCQQHLTTSASTGVGSMVPASAALSIANPVLAGDFPDPSVVKVGNAYWATATSSNWGPAFPLLMSQNLTSWELVGHVFPDAPPAWADYYFWAPEISQEGNKTYVFYTAHKRGGNLAVGVASATNPAGPYTDHGPLVGQPDGSIDGFPMRDEKGQLYLIWKEDGNSVQQPTPIWAQRLNEERTALVGEKQELFRNDPSTWEGNLVEGVSMVRRDGYFYAFYAGNGCCGNGCTYATGVARSKTLLGPWEKYAQNPVLVNNDTWKCPGHGTVVENQGRWYLLHHAYNTASQEFVGRQGVLSELTWTATGWPAFTGGSTPAQAAAPAPRSFTDEFTTTTLQPSWQWPIEQRPMFMLQSGQLRLTARPDHSGAALGQSTTSPNYTATTSLLQPASLAKGSRAGLAAHGDPDNTLALLAGGGTVQLTQIEKGKTKVVAEAPLPANQAVQLRMQARQGSQFTFAWSTDAGTTWHNLPADGAAIDGRYLPPWDRGIRAGVLVQGPATATASFERFSLEPQP, from the coding sequence ATGCGTTTGCTATCGAACTTCGGAAAATCACTTGCCCTGCTCCTGATTAGCCTGGGGGCTTTTGGCAGCTGCCAGCAGCATCTCACAACGTCAGCGAGTACCGGCGTCGGCAGTATGGTTCCGGCTTCGGCGGCCTTGTCTATTGCCAACCCCGTACTGGCCGGCGACTTCCCCGACCCATCGGTGGTAAAAGTGGGCAACGCTTACTGGGCCACAGCCACCTCCTCCAACTGGGGACCGGCGTTTCCACTGCTCATGTCGCAGAACCTGACCAGCTGGGAATTGGTAGGCCACGTGTTTCCCGATGCCCCGCCGGCCTGGGCCGACTACTACTTCTGGGCCCCGGAAATTAGCCAGGAAGGCAACAAGACGTATGTGTTCTATACGGCGCACAAGCGCGGCGGCAACCTGGCCGTGGGCGTGGCCAGCGCTACTAACCCCGCCGGTCCTTACACCGATCATGGTCCCCTCGTAGGTCAGCCCGACGGCTCTATTGACGGCTTCCCGATGCGCGACGAAAAGGGCCAGCTATACCTAATCTGGAAGGAAGATGGCAACAGCGTGCAGCAGCCCACGCCCATCTGGGCGCAGCGCCTGAACGAGGAGCGCACCGCGCTGGTAGGCGAAAAGCAGGAGCTATTTCGCAACGACCCCAGCACTTGGGAAGGCAACCTAGTAGAAGGTGTTTCGATGGTTCGGCGCGACGGATATTTCTATGCTTTTTATGCTGGTAACGGCTGCTGCGGCAATGGCTGCACCTATGCTACCGGCGTGGCCCGTTCCAAAACCCTGTTAGGCCCCTGGGAAAAATATGCGCAGAACCCTGTGCTCGTGAACAACGATACCTGGAAATGTCCCGGCCATGGTACTGTGGTAGAAAACCAGGGCCGCTGGTATTTGCTGCATCATGCTTATAACACCGCAAGCCAGGAGTTTGTAGGCCGCCAGGGCGTACTAAGCGAGCTAACCTGGACGGCCACTGGCTGGCCTGCTTTCACCGGAGGCAGCACGCCGGCCCAGGCGGCGGCACCAGCCCCGCGCTCTTTCACCGATGAGTTTACGACCACCACGTTGCAGCCCTCCTGGCAGTGGCCTATTGAGCAGCGGCCCATGTTCATGCTGCAAAGCGGGCAGCTGCGCCTCACTGCCCGCCCCGACCACAGTGGCGCGGCCCTAGGCCAGTCGACCACTAGCCCCAACTATACCGCTACCACTTCCCTGCTCCAGCCCGCCAGTTTGGCGAAGGGTAGCCGGGCCGGCTTGGCCGCCCACGGTGACCCCGATAATACCCTGGCTTTGCTGGCGGGCGGTGGCACGGTACAACTCACGCAAATCGAGAAGGGAAAAACGAAAGTTGTAGCGGAAGCTCCATTGCCCGCCAACCAAGCCGTGCAACTGCGTATGCAGGCCCGCCAGGGCAGCCAGTTCACCTTCGCCTGGAGTACCGATGCCGGCACCACCTGGCACAACTTACCTGCCGATGGGGCCGCCATTGATGGCCGCTACCTTCCGCCATGGGACCGGGGTATTCGGGCTGGCGTGTTGGTGCAAGGGCCGGCCACTGCCACCGCCTCTTTTGAGCGGTTTTCCCTGGAGCCTCAACCGTAA
- a CDS encoding aldose epimerase family protein codes for MASSSTSTQGAAPTSASFGKTTDGTEVQLFTLTNAHGLKVSITNYGGTVTSLLVPDKAGKLGDVVLGFDNVSGYQSPAFLKSGPYFGALIGRYGNRIAKGKFTLDGKQYTLANNNGENTLHGGKKGFDKVVWQATPGTSAEGQTLTLTYLSQDGEEGYPGNLQVTVVYTLTPDDALKIDYSATTDKATPVNLTNHAYFNLSGGNDVLGHQVTLPADRYTVVDAGLIPTGELRPVKGTPFDFTSPHAIGERIGQVPGGYDHNWVLNEAKGMHAAATVYEPTTGRTMEVRTTEPGIQFYTGNFLDGTLKGKGGQVYGKHAGFCLETQHFPDSPNQPSFPSTILKPGQTLHSTTTYTFGVRQ; via the coding sequence ATGGCTTCTTCCTCTACATCTACGCAGGGTGCTGCCCCAACTTCGGCGTCCTTCGGCAAGACGACCGATGGCACGGAGGTGCAGCTGTTCACGCTCACCAACGCCCACGGCCTGAAAGTGAGCATCACGAACTACGGCGGAACGGTTACCAGCCTGCTGGTGCCCGACAAGGCCGGCAAGCTCGGCGATGTGGTGCTCGGGTTTGACAACGTGAGCGGCTACCAGAGCCCCGCGTTTCTCAAGTCAGGCCCGTACTTTGGCGCCCTGATTGGCCGCTACGGTAACCGCATTGCCAAAGGCAAATTCACGCTGGACGGTAAGCAGTACACGCTGGCCAACAACAACGGCGAAAACACGCTGCACGGCGGCAAAAAAGGCTTCGACAAAGTGGTGTGGCAGGCCACGCCCGGCACCTCGGCTGAGGGCCAAACGCTCACGCTCACGTACCTGAGCCAGGACGGCGAGGAAGGCTACCCCGGCAACCTGCAGGTGACAGTGGTCTACACGCTCACCCCAGACGATGCGCTCAAAATCGACTATTCCGCCACCACCGATAAAGCCACGCCCGTTAACCTGACCAACCACGCCTACTTCAACCTGAGTGGGGGCAACGATGTGCTCGGCCACCAGGTCACCCTTCCGGCTGACCGCTACACGGTGGTCGATGCGGGCCTGATTCCGACTGGCGAGCTGCGCCCCGTGAAAGGCACCCCGTTTGACTTTACCAGCCCCCACGCCATTGGCGAGCGGATCGGGCAGGTGCCCGGCGGCTACGACCACAACTGGGTGCTGAATGAAGCGAAGGGGATGCACGCGGCCGCTACGGTGTATGAGCCCACCACGGGCCGCACCATGGAAGTCCGGACTACTGAGCCGGGCATCCAGTTTTATACCGGCAACTTTCTGGATGGCACGCTCAAAGGCAAGGGCGGGCAGGTGTATGGCAAGCACGCTGGCTTCTGCCTGGAAACCCAGCACTTCCCCGATTCGCCCAACCAGCCCTCGTTCCCCAGCACTATTCTCAAGCCCGGCCAGACGCTGCACTCTACTACCACCTACACATTCGGCGTCCGCCAGTAA
- a CDS encoding DUF7935 family protein, with translation MDSTAYLFDLLKIILPALIVAGAIFFLFQQFLEKEQQRRLVELRLEASKTTLPLRLQALERVTLLLERISPSNLLVRVSSAGISAPDYHRLLLQEIRAEVEHNLSQQLYMQPETWAYVKQGQESVVNLINTQFRALPNPQEARGPELAKRILESLMTDEADPTAAALLAVKREAVGMF, from the coding sequence ATGGATTCTACCGCGTATCTCTTCGACCTGCTCAAAATTATTCTGCCGGCGCTCATTGTAGCGGGGGCTATTTTCTTCCTGTTTCAACAATTTCTTGAGAAAGAGCAGCAGCGCCGCTTAGTAGAGTTGCGTCTGGAAGCCAGCAAAACCACGCTTCCTTTGCGTTTGCAAGCCTTGGAGCGCGTAACGCTGCTGCTGGAGCGGATATCGCCCAGCAACCTGCTGGTGCGCGTGAGCAGCGCCGGTATTTCAGCGCCCGACTACCACCGGCTGCTACTCCAGGAAATTCGGGCCGAGGTGGAACACAACCTCAGCCAGCAGCTCTACATGCAGCCCGAAACCTGGGCCTACGTGAAGCAGGGCCAGGAAAGCGTAGTAAACCTGATCAATACCCAGTTCCGCGCGTTGCCTAACCCACAGGAGGCCCGCGGCCCCGAGCTGGCCAAGCGTATCCTTGAAAGCCTCATGACCGACGAAGCCGACCCCACAGCCGCCGCACTACTGGCCGTGAAGCGCGAGGCAGTAGGTATGTTCTAA
- a CDS encoding HesB/IscA family protein, translated as MATAVSTKLAPISLTPRALAEVRNILVEKAVPGEYGLRVGVQGGGCSGMSYLLGFDKPKDQDETFDLDGVLLIMDKKHAMYVLGMEVDFQDGLNARGFVFNNPQAKSTCGCGSSFSS; from the coding sequence ATGGCAACGGCCGTCTCCACGAAACTTGCTCCTATCAGCCTCACTCCACGCGCCTTGGCTGAGGTTCGAAATATATTGGTCGAAAAGGCCGTTCCCGGCGAATATGGCCTCCGCGTAGGCGTGCAGGGTGGTGGTTGCTCGGGCATGAGCTATCTGCTCGGCTTCGACAAACCCAAAGACCAGGACGAAACCTTCGACCTCGATGGCGTACTGCTCATCATGGATAAGAAGCACGCCATGTACGTATTGGGCATGGAAGTTGACTTCCAAGATGGCCTGAACGCCCGCGGTTTTGTGTTCAACAACCCCCAGGCCAAGAGCACCTGCGGCTGCGGTTCGTCGTTCTCGTCGTAA
- a CDS encoding alpha/beta fold hydrolase, with protein MRTYITGPPHTGSRVRMDILQRNNVRILGRGPQTLLFVNGFGCDQTMWRYITPAFSDPEQFTLVLYDHVGGGQSAIEAYEPDKYVSLQAYAQDLLDICEVLQLHNVILIGHSVGGMIGVLAAIAKPGRFKQLLLLCPSPCYLNVAGYHGGFDRADIESMLKFMETDYVGWADTFGPFIMGNPDRPTLAAELIHSFCQTNPAIARQFARVTFLSDNRLDVRNVQLPCLVVQCEQDLIAPLEVGAYLEAAIPDATLVTLPINGHCPQLSAPVETLTAIEAFLAA; from the coding sequence TTGCGTACTTACATTACCGGCCCGCCGCACACAGGCAGCCGGGTGCGTATGGATATTCTGCAACGAAATAATGTCCGAATATTAGGGCGCGGCCCCCAGACGTTGCTCTTCGTGAATGGGTTCGGCTGTGACCAAACCATGTGGCGCTACATCACGCCGGCTTTCTCCGACCCCGAGCAGTTCACGCTGGTTCTCTACGATCATGTGGGCGGCGGGCAGTCGGCAATAGAGGCCTACGAGCCCGATAAATACGTTTCTCTACAGGCCTACGCCCAGGATTTGCTGGATATTTGCGAGGTTCTCCAACTGCACAACGTCATCCTGATTGGGCATTCGGTGGGCGGCATGATTGGGGTGTTGGCGGCCATTGCCAAGCCGGGGCGTTTCAAGCAGCTGCTGTTGCTGTGCCCCTCGCCGTGCTACCTCAACGTAGCGGGCTACCATGGCGGCTTCGACCGTGCCGATATCGAATCGATGCTCAAGTTTATGGAAACGGACTACGTGGGCTGGGCCGATACCTTCGGGCCCTTCATCATGGGCAACCCTGATAGGCCTACGTTAGCCGCTGAGCTTATACACAGCTTTTGTCAGACCAATCCGGCCATTGCCCGGCAGTTTGCCCGCGTCACGTTCCTGTCGGACAACCGCCTGGATGTACGCAATGTGCAGTTGCCCTGCCTGGTGGTACAGTGCGAGCAAGACCTGATTGCGCCGCTGGAAGTAGGCGCGTATTTGGAGGCGGCCATTCCGGATGCCACGCTGGTTACGCTGCCCATCAACGGGCACTGCCCCCAGTTGAGCGCGCCGGTAGAAACGCTCACCGCCATTGAGGCGTTTCTGGCTGCCTAG